The nucleotide sequence TGCGGACGATGTCACGGATCGTATCGCGGTTGTCGTAGTCCAGCCGCTCGGCCTGCATGTCGACGAGTTCGTCCATCGGCGCGTCGACGCCGACCTCGTCGACCAGGCGTTTGGTGCGCCGGAGGACCATCCGCGCGAGATACCCCGTGCCGACGTTGCTCGGGACGATCCCGTCGCCGAGCATGTACGCGAGCGTCCGGCTGTGGTCGGCGATCGCGTAGATGGATTCGAGGGGTTCGACGAGTTCACGCAACCGCTCCGTTTCGACGCCGATCTCGCTTGCGATGTCGTCCCGTGCTGCCTCGACATCCTCGGCCTCGTCGATGTCCATCCGGCCCGAGAGCTTCGCAGCCTTGTGAACGATTTCCTCCTCGTCGGCAGTATGATCGATCCCCGCGTTGTCCGTGAGGAAGTCGATCATGTCGGGGTAGACGGCCTCGTAGACCGTCGGCGTGCCCTGTGACATCCAGGTCCAGCGTTCGAGCCCGTAGCCGGTGTCGATGATCCGGCGGTCCATCCGGCTGTAGGTGTTGCCGTCCTTCATCTCGAAGTCGCCGTCCGGGTCGCGCTCGAACTGCATGAACACCAGCGTCGCGAGTTCCGCGCCCTCGTAGATCACCTCGAAGGCGGGTCCGGCGTTGCCGCCACCGACCCATGGATCCTCGATGAGGGTGACATCTTCCCGGTCGGCACCGACCTCGGCGAGTAAGTCCATGCAGTACTCGACGCACTCGTCCTTCCAGTAGACCTCGCCCTCGTAGGCGTAGTCGGTCCCCTCCTCGGCGTTGAACGCGTGATGGCCCATCATCTCGAAGGCCATGGTGTGTCGGCCGGTGACGCCGACGTTGTCGATGTCCTGCATCCGGATGCAGGGCTGGCTCACGGCGAGGGGGTTCGCCGGCGGCGGCGACGCGCCGCTGGTGACGTGAGGCTGGAAGTCGTAGATCGACGCCTGGGTCAGGAGGACGTCCTCCCGCCAGCGGTTGGCCGCGACGGGATAGGGCTCGATGCGCTCGTGATCGTGTTCCTCGAAGAAGGAAAGGAACTGTTCGCGCATCTCGCCGAGTTCGAATGCCTCGTCGAACCCGGGGTTATCGATGAAGCTGTACTCGTCACAGGGTGGTTCACCGCAGGTTGTCCGCCCCTCGTCGAGCGTCCAGAAGTGATCCCCACACTCCACACACTCCTTGCGATGGAATCCGTGCTCCTCGAAGTATTCGAGCCGGTATTCCTCCTCGAGATCACTCATTCGTTGACTGTATTGTGGCCCGTCCGGCCCTAAATCAGTTCCGAAGGGGCTGTTCGGGCAGCTAAAGGTGTCCGTGGGCCGAAAACGGGCGCTCCGGCCGCGTCATTGTGTCGTTCATAGCGGCACGATATGATCGAAAGCGTGTGAGACACACCCAAACGACGACCTGCCTACTCGACGGGCGTCAACAATGTACGCGCGAACCGTTCCATGCCGGTGGCGAGCAGTTCGAAAACGTGCAGCGAGAAGGCCCAGAGCAACACGCCGACGGGAACCGCGAGCAACGCTTCCAGGAGCGACCCCAGGTGCCACCACGGCCCGAACTGAAAGATCTGAACGCCATCGTAGTGCAACGGTGCGGTCACCAGCGCCAGCGAAAGCGCAGTGAGCGTCACGGCGACGGTGAACTGGATTGCGCCGACTGGCAGCCGAACCAGCGCGAAGGCACACGCGCGCCAGGTCTGCTCATCGGTGCACGCATTCCGAACGTGGGAAATGGGCTCCGAAGGGGAGGTATCCAGCTTCCACGGGGACTGGATCGTCTCGTCGAGGAATGTCGCGGCCAGGCGTGCCTCGACGATCGTGAGGCAACGCAGGAAGCCGACCGTCCCGGCGAGGATCGCGATGCCGACGAACAGAACCGAGAGGGCGAGCCCAAGCGAAACCCCGATCACGACGCCGAGAAACGAGAGGATGCCGAGCGGAAAGCCCAGCACGTGATACACGAGCCGTTTGTACGGCCCGGGATGGAGGACGATACCGAGACCGTCGTCGGAGATGGCGAGGGACCTGCTATCGAGGACGGACATCGACAGAGATGTCAGAACCGTGGACGAAAAAACTATCGGAATATTCGCATCTATCCGAGTGTCTCCGGCTGAGCCCGGTTACCGGCAAAATCACCCGAATACGCGAGATCAGATGGCTGTCATTCCCGACCGTCGAGTGCGAGCGAAGCGAGCAGGGCCTCGAGCTGGATCCGTTCGCTCGCCCCCTCGGTGATCCGGTAGTCGGCTTCGCCGACGCGATCGAGGACGCGGACCGCCGCCGCATCCGAGAGGTCGAACTCCCAGACGGTGCGGTGAAGCTGGTCGATGATGTCGCCGCCGGCGATCCCTTCCTCGGTCAACAGGGTGTCGAGACGCGATCGAGCGGCAGTGAAGTCGCCGTCCAGTGCGAGGTCGACCATCTCGCGGATGTCTTCGGGCCGGGCTGTCGACGTAATCTCGAAGACCGCTTCCTCGGTGACTGTATCCCCGGACATCGACGCGGCCTGGAGCCCGTTGATCGCCTTTCGCATGTCACCGCCGGCGACGTAGACCAGCGCCTCGATCCCGTCCTCGGTAACGTCGATGACTTCCTCTTGGGCGATCTGGCGGATCTGGGCCTCGACGGCCTCGTCGGCGAGCGGCGAGAACCGGAAGACGGCACACCGCGACTGGATCGGGTCGATGATCTGACTGGAGTAGTTACACGAGAGGATAAAGCGGACGTTGTTCGAGAACTGCTCCATCGTCCGGCGAAGCGCTGACTGGGCGTCGCTAGTATTGTGGGTCAAAATCCCATTGGCGAGCATGAAGTTCGGCGTCCCCTCCATGCTGATGTTGTACGCCTTCCCACGATGGCTGTATTCGATATTTCGAACCGTGACCGTTTCGACGGCCTCCAGTCCACCGTCGGTCACGAGAGCAGGTTCGAACTCGTCTCTCTCGTAGTGTTCGTGATGCGGAAGTTCGCCGTCCCCGACGACGACAAACGTGTACTCCTCACCGTACGTTTCCAGGAATTCCTTCACCTTCTCGGTCTGGCCCCACAACTTGGCGGAGCCTTTGACCTCCACGACGGTATCGCCGATAAGGAAATCGGGATGGAACACTGATTCGGAGAGTTCAAACTCCGGTTCGTACTCGTATTCGACGCCTGCATCCTGCAACGCCTTCGCGACCTCGTACTCCCAGTCGGATCGGACGAGATGGCCGAGTTCGTCGCTGTGTCTGATGTTCCCGCCGGTTGGTTCGTGCCCCTGCAACGCTTCCGAAACCTTCTGTGCGACCTCGGGGTCACGCATCGGGTTGTTATCGCCGGTGATGTCACAGACCGGGTACTCACACGCCTCGGTCGCTTTTTGGACGATTTCGTCTTTCCTGTCCTCGTCCAGATTCGCCCACCACTGCGCGCTCGACCGACCGATCCTTTCTTTCACCGCTTCGGGGTCGGCGTCAACGACCCACTCGTCCCACGAAGTCCCGGATCGTTTCTCGCTAAGATTGTCACAGAAGCGTTCGATGCTTTCTTCGTCCATTTCCCAGACGGAGACACCGTGGAAATCGCCCCCGTAGTTCGGGTTGTCTTCACCTTCAAGTCTCCCGTCGGAGAGCTTCTCAACGATTTTCTCGCGTCGTTCCGCGGACCACTCCGTCCCATACATGGGATTGCCCTCACCTTGCATCTCACGACTGTGTCCCTGGTCCTTGCAGGAAACCGAACAGAACCGTCCCGCGGTCCAGTCGCTACAGGATTCACACCGCGAAACGCCGATGTCGTCTTTGAAGTCCGCGATCTCGTCACCCGGCTCCAGTTCCTGTAGCTCTTTCTCGACGAGTTTCCCACCTTCATCGACCACGAAAAACGGATGCGAGAGGCTCGCCTGGATGGTCCGTCCATCCGCAAGTTCGAGTTCAAAGAAATCCGCGACGCCGGAATCGACACGGTGTCCCTTGTCGGATTGGATCTCGTTGGTCTCGAAATCGACGGATGGAATCGGCTCTCCGTCTTCCGCCACGTCTTCGATATTTTTTACCTCCGGTTTTGACGGATATCCCGTAACAACCTCAGTTCCAGGCGGCACGCATAGTGCGTCGGCCTCGTCGAGGAATATAATTCGGTAGTCGTAGCCGCCAAAAGAAGTGCGCGCGAAACTCTTGACGCGGTCGCGAACGACGTCGATCCCGCGCTCGTCAGAGGCGTTGAGTTCGAGGAAGTTCTCCTCCCAGTCCTCGCCGTAGAGTTCGCGGGCGATGGCGGTCGCAGCGGTCGTCTTGCCGACGCCGGCCGGCCCGGCGAACAGCATGTGGCTGAGGTCGTTGCGTGAGACGTAGCTGCCCAGTCGCTCGACGATGGCCTCGTGGCCCGCGATGTCTTCGAGGGTTTGTGGGCGGTACTTCTCGATCCAGACTTCCTGTCGACCCGCCCGGGTTGACTCGGCCTCGCTCATGGAGGAAGGGAGGGAGTGTGTTGGCATAAAGGCGGGGATAACGAGGCCGAACGAAGTGAGGCCTCGGAATTGCGAGCGGGGAACGGAGTGACCCGCGAGCAGCAAGAGCGAGGCCGAGTGAGCGAGGCGAACGAACCCTCGAAAAACGCGAACGGGGAGCGAAGCGACCCGTGAGAACGACGTGACTCGAGAGTGTAGCAAGCCGTGAGAGCTGCAGGCCGTGAGCCGCGGCCGACCGACGGGAGGCAGCGAATAGCATGACAGTCGATGCCGGCAGCATGGATCGTCTCGAAGGCAACCGGTTCAGGCAGGTTCGCAGTGACAGTCTCGTCTTCAGTCACCTCAACCCGGTAGTGAAAATCACACTCTTTCTGGACAACAGGCTCGTGACTTCCCATCCATTTCAGAAGGCTCGCTGCCAGAGGAACACAAAACTGGCAACCACGAGGTAGCCAGCAATTCCATACAGGAATGAGGAAAGAATAGTGTGAGTCACATGGACGAAAGTCCCGCTAACGCCACCATAGATCAGTGCGTGCGCACCGATATAGCCCCATGAGTCCTCTTCGAAGAAAGAAAGCGGTTGCAGACGATCGATAGCGAAAATCGCGACTGCCCACCCCATTCCGATAATGAATGCAATGGCTGTGTTCGGCAATTGGGAGAGGTGAAACATACCAAGGGGTTGAATTCCAAGATTTATATGTCCGACTATTATCCAGATATATGGACTTGTTTAGATGCTTGATCTCACTGCGCTCACGGTCGCTATTGAGAAGCGGGTGAAAGCCCACACCAGCTCGCGTGTCGTCACTTCGTTCCTCCCGCTCGCTAGACGCCGGACTCCGTTGCCTCCCTTCGGTCGGCAACGCGGCTCGCGGCCGCTGAGTGACATACGCTCGCTTCGCTCGAATAGGGGCCGGGTGGCGGCAGGGAGACGGCGTACGCCGTCTCCATTCGAGGCCGGTGCACCGGCCTCGCGGCCGCCACGGTATGAAGCAGTCGGTAAAACCGACCGCCCACGTAGCGACGCGCGAGGGGGATTCGCCCTTTCGATCCACCAGGACGCACTCGGCGAAGACCGGCTATGCAACCGAATGCCTGGTGGACCGAGAGAGGTTCTACTGAATCCGAAGAGCGATTCTACCGCCAGGAATTCGCGGGTAAACAAGACCGATTGAACAGAACCCCGAAGCGCTCATGGTCACGCACGCGAACGAACGGATATGGAGGTCACGGTGGAGCTGGTCGACGAGGCCACGCGCGAGTTCGACGTCGAGCCGGGGACGACCTACGGCGAGTTGCTCGCGGACTTCGACGTGAGTCCACACGAGGTGTCGGTGCTCGTCGACGGACGGCCGGTCCCCGAGGACGAAGCGGTAGACGCCGAACACGTGCGCGTCGTCCGGCTGATCAAGGGTGGCTGATGGCGATTCGCACCGCCCAGGATGGCGATCTCGTCGGTGTCTTGAACGTCCTCGACGGGGCCGACCTGGCGACTGACCACGACCAGGTACAGACAGCCATCGAGCGTGGGGATGTCTTCGTCGCTGTACCGGACGAGGATCGGGACGGTTCGCCAGTCGTCGGTGCGGTGGTACTCGACGGCGAGGAAATCGTGAACGTGGCCGTGCGCCGGCGACGTCGGGATCAGGGGATCGGAAGTGTACTCGTCGAGCGAGCGATGCAGGAGCGGGAACGACTCGTCGCCGAGTTCGATACCGATGTGCGGCCGTTTTACGAGTCGCTGGGGTTCGACATCGCGGCGGCGGGTGACGGGCGGTGTCGAGGCGTGTGGCGGTTGGGCGACGGCGGATAGATGGAAGGGACGCGTCGCGGTATTCGGAGACGGTACAGTTTAGTTCGCGGACGGAAAAAGCGGGGATGAGGGCCCGTATCTCAGTCTGGTTAGAGAGAGCGGCTCATAACCGCTTCGTCCTTGGTTCAAATCCGAGCGGGCCCATACAGCGTGCCGCGAACGACAGTGAGCGGCCGCTGTATCACCACCGAGGATTTGAGCCCTGGAAGTCACAGCCCGCGCAGGACCGGAGGTCCGAGCAGGAATGTCTTCCTCCGGTTCAAATCCGAGCGGACCCATGTGCGTGGCGTGAGCAAACTCGCGAGCGCCCGCTACTGGAAAAGCAAGGATTTGAATGAGACCTGACGCGCACAGCGAAGCGAGCACGTCAGGGCGTGGTTCACAATCCGAGCGGGCCCAGTCAACTATTAGGCGTTCTGTGGCCGCCCAAATCCAGAGTAAGGGGCACTCAATCTGCCAATATCGGCAAGAACGCATTTTTGGGAACGGGGGTGCGAAATCGGCGGTCAACAAAAATCACCGTCGGACCCATCACGTCGGTCGACTGCCGTAACCGGAGGGATGCCCGGTGAGTCGTTCTGCACAGACTTCGATCAACGCAGATGCCGAGAGAGCAGTCCGGAACCAATCACAGGACGCCCATGTACCGATCGCTGCGCCGGGGAGACCAGGGCGATCACCGTCGCGAGAACAACACTCCGGGAGATCGGTTCTTGAGGAGTCATTAAGGCTACTTCCCTAAAACACACCGCCTGCAGTTGCGAAAATCGAGCCAGAGCGGACCCCTTGCAGGTCGTACAAATTTAGAGATACATCTAATCTTGAAATGGACTACGGCACTACCAGTATCATTGAATAATAGCGAGGAGTGTGGATATATTTAAATAAATGAGTTCAAGAATCGGGATAGATAGTGAGGCGATGGAAAGACCGAGATAATACAACAGAAGTAGTCTTTCTTTTGTCCAGTTTTGCTCCCAAGAATCCTCGCGGTAGTCTGCTGGAGCCGAGAAAAACTGATCCGGAGAATCAACCGTTTCGAAATCAAAATTCACGTTTTCAAACTCATTTATTATATCTTCTAGATGATTGGATATTTCCTTTCGGCTATTTAAGTATGTCCTTGTCCAAAGAAACATGGCCAAAAAGACCCCTGAGGCAAAGATTGAAAGGATACCCCTAGTCAAAAATGTAGAGCTTTGTGGGAGTACTCCAACCAAGGCCCCGAAAACGACAATACTAATATAGAAGGTTGTGTGTATTATCTCGTTTGTTGTCATTTGTTCCTCGACAAGCTGACTGTATCTATCCATTAGAAAATCGAGTTTCATTTCGTCTTCCTGACCACTTGAACTGGGCATTGTTGCATTCACCTCCTCACATTTCAGTATACAGTCTAAAGAAAAAGTATTGCCGATTTATGATAAGTTACCGCACGTGTATTCGAATCGGCTATCTCGTGGGGCCGATACGCCACAAACACGTACACTCCGCCCTCACGCCGAAGCCGGTCGTAGTACTTCCGAAACCCCCGAAAGCGTCTCTCCCTGCCGTTGGCTCGCTCGATTCGGCTTCTATCAGCCGCTTCCGAAGAAGAGTAGGATATTGGTGATTACCGCCCGAAGAGGGGATAAATCGATTGATAAAGTACTATACTCCATGATATTGAATTGCTAGAAGATGCCTAAAGTAGAATACCTCAATTTCGACGTGGTCGACGAGAACGGCTGGGACATCGAGGACGAGAACATTTTCGAGAAGGCTGCCGCTGCCGACCTCGACGACGAGGATTACGGCGTCCTGGAGGTCGAGGAGGGCGAGTTCATTCTCGATGCGGCCGAAGACGAGGGATACCACTGGCCGTTTTACTGCCGGGAGGGGAAATGTGCGGTCTGTGGGGCACGGGTACTCGATGGGGAAATCGAAATGCCCGATCAAGAAATCATCACAGAGCAGGAGAAAAAAGAGGGCAACGTTCGACTGACCTGTGGAGGCACGCCGGTCGAAGACGACACGAAGATCATCTACAACGCCAAACATCTGAATCTGGATTGGTATAGCTACGTTTAGGACAGATACAGTCGGTATCTATCCCGTGCGCCTGGCAAAGCTCGAGACAGGACCGATGGTGTCAATTTTGAGTTGCGAGCCCGCTACACAGTACTGACGGCCCGACCGGAGGCGGTGTCCGAAGCCGTCACGACGTCGCTTCCGCTCGTTCTCCGCCGCGCTGGATCGCGTCGGCGAGCAGTGGGCGCATCATGCCAACGAGCGGGGCGGTATCGCCGTCGGTCCAGACCGCGCGGTGTTTGCGGACGCCGGGCAGCGACGTCTGGATGTCGGCACTGACGAGCAACTGAGCGCCGTCGACCATGAGGATCGCGCTGACGGCACCGGGTTGGATCGGGTGGGAGTCCCACCACGTCCAGGTTTCCAGCACGCGGGCGTCGGGCAGGGCCGTGCGAAGCCGCTCGCGAACGGGCTCGGCGGGTGAGCCGATCACGATGTCGACACCGCGATCGCTGGCCGCCCGCAGCGCCGTGAGCAACTCGTCGGTCAGCAACTCCTCGACCGCGATGGCGAGCAAGACCTCGTCGGTCGCGTCGTCGAGCAGGCCTTCCATGCGCTCGCTGACCTCCGCGTCGCCCTCCATGACCCAGACGTCGCCGTCCTCCTCGTCGGCCGCCGGCGACTGGAGTCGGGGGAGCAGCGTGCCGATCCGATCGAGTACCGTCGACAGACGGCGGTCGAGCATCGATACCGCCTCGTCGGGATCGACGGCCCGGAACTCCCGGGGGGTCCCCTGCTGAACATCGACCAGCCCCCGCTCTTTGAGCCCGTCCATACAGTCATAGACACGAGCGCGCGGGACGTCGGCGACCTCGCTGACTTCCTTTGCCGTCCCCTGGCAGAGACGCTCCAGCCCGACGAAACAGCGTGCCTCATACTCGGTAAAATCAAGCGTTTCGAGCAACTCGACGACCTCCTCGACGACGGATCGATCCTCCGCAGTCGAATCAGATAGTTCCCCTGTCATTGTGGTGTGAACGCCCCGTCGGTTGGAAACGATTGGTCCTCCGTCTGAATAATCCTTTGGACGTTTCTACGGTAATCGTAACATACGTGACGACCCGGACGACCGGCTGAAACGCGATATACCCGCCAACCTGGCCGAGAAGCCGGGATAACGTATCGAATAGTACGATCGGAGTACCCACGTTGTTTCTACTGGAGTAAAAAATAGACGTAACATCTAAATGCACCCGTCGACTACGTACGGACACACGAGGCAGGCGGCAGTACCATCATGTCAGGAACCAATTCGGTACGAACGGTATCCGAGCACCGCGCAACCGAGCGGAACGCCGAAAGCAAGCAGTCCGGCCGGGTCGAGACCTGTCCGGAGTGTGGCGGGACAGTCACAACCGACGACGGGCGTGGCGAGCGTGTCTGCGAGCAGTGTGGTGTCGTCGTCGAGAGTGACGCGATCGATCATGGGCCGGAGTGGCGGGCGTTTACCCCCGCCGAGAAGGACGAACGGAGCCGGGTCGGGTCGCCGACGACGAAGCTCCTCCACGACGAGGGGCTCTCGACGAGCATCGGCTGGGCGGACAAGGACGCAAGCGGCCGCACGCTCTCGTCGTCCCAGCGCGAGAAGATGAGTCGGCTTCGGGTCTGGGACGAGCGCTTTCGTGCGACGGACTCCCGGGATCGCAATCTCAAGCAAGCGCTTGGCGAAATCGACCGGATGGCCAGTGCGCTTGGCCTCCCGGAGAACGTTCGGGAAACCGCGAGCGTGATCTATCGCCGGGCCTTGGACGAGAATCTCCTGCCCGGTCGGTCGATCGAGGGGATGGCGACGGCGTCGCTGTATGCCGCCGCCCGCCAGGCCGGGACGCCCCGGAGTCTCGACGAGTTCGAGCCCATCAGTCGCGTCCGCCGCCAGAAGTATTCCCGCGCCTATCGGTATCTTGCCCGCCAACTCGAACTCGGGATCGCCCCGGCCGATCCGGCGGAGTACCTGCCGCGGTTCACGTCCGACCTCGAACTGGGCGATGAACTCGAACGACAGGCACGGGAACTACTCTCGGAACTCAAAAAGACGGGCGAACACAGCGGGAAAAACCCGACCGGCCTTGCTGCCGGTGCGATCTACGCCGCCGGACTGCTGACCGGTGACCGCATCACCCAGCAGGAAGTCGCCGAGACGGCCGACGTCAGCGAAGTCACGATCCGGGACCGGTACTCCGAGTTGCTCGAAGCCCTCGAAGGCGATCAGATCGACGCTCGCAGCGAACGCGGCGGGAACTGATACAGCGACATCGGAGAGGGCCACTCGAGCGCCCGTTTTTCGCAGTGTATTGTTGTCGTGACGGGCTGACAGAGTAGACGAGGGCGATCGCTGCCTCGACCAGGCGCCCCGTCGCCGACTGGCGTGACGACAGGTATAATCGGATCGGGGCGCATGCCTCCGAACGTCCGAAGCCATGGCGGGAATCGATCGAGGGGGACGGCAATGAGCGAGGGGGTCGATCACGCCGCCCGCGCCCGGGAAGCGCTCGGGTTCTCGCGGTGGTGGCTGGTACTCGCGGCCGCGGCCATGATGGCCGTCGTCGGGCCCTACCAGTACGTCTGGAGCAGTCTCAGAGAGCCCGTCGCGACCAACCTGGGGATCGACAGCGCCGCCCTCTCGACGGTCTTTACGCTGTACGTCGTGATCCAGGCCGGCAGCCAGTTCCCCGTCGGCTGGTGGCGCGACCGCCACGGCCCGCGAGCGCTCGGCATCCTCGCGGCCGTCCTCGCCGGCGGCGGCTACCTCGCGCTGTCGGTCGCGGAGACGGTCTGGGGGATCTATCTCGCCTACTCGCTAGGTGCCTTCGGGGTCGGCATCGTCTACACCGTCGCCGTCAACACCGCGCTGAAGTGGTTCCCGGACCGTCGGGGCCTCACGGCCGGCGTCGGCACGATGGCCTTCGCCGGCGGGAGCGCCGCGCTTGTCCCGTACGTCCGGGCGAACGCGGGGCCCGGGAGCCCAGTCACGGCCTACGTCGACGTGCTCCAGCACGTCGGCGTGCTGATCTTCGCCGTCGTGTTCGTCGGCGCGCTGGTGCTTCAGGACCCGCCCGAAGAGTGGCGCTCCGATGGCAACGGCGACAGCGTGACCCACACCGGCCGGCAGTTCACCTGGCGGGAGATGTTGCATACGCGGCAGTTCTGGCTCATGTACGCGATGTTCGTCGCCGTCGCCAGCGCCGAACTCATGCTGATCGAGAAGGTCGTCTCCTACGCGGGGACGCTCGGCCTCGCCGCGACCATCGCCACCGCGGCCGCGACGTTGCTCCCGGTCG is from Halorhabdus sp. BNX81 and encodes:
- a CDS encoding GNAT family N-acetyltransferase — translated: MAIRTAQDGDLVGVLNVLDGADLATDHDQVQTAIERGDVFVAVPDEDRDGSPVVGAVVLDGEEIVNVAVRRRRRDQGIGSVLVERAMQERERLVAEFDTDVRPFYESLGFDIAAAGDGRCRGVWRLGDGG
- the fer gene encoding ferredoxin Fer, whose product is MPKVEYLNFDVVDENGWDIEDENIFEKAAAADLDDEDYGVLEVEEGEFILDAAEDEGYHWPFYCREGKCAVCGARVLDGEIEMPDQEIITEQEKKEGNVRLTCGGTPVEDDTKIIYNAKHLNLDWYSYV
- a CDS encoding TFIIB-type zinc ribbon-containing protein, with the protein product MSGTNSVRTVSEHRATERNAESKQSGRVETCPECGGTVTTDDGRGERVCEQCGVVVESDAIDHGPEWRAFTPAEKDERSRVGSPTTKLLHDEGLSTSIGWADKDASGRTLSSSQREKMSRLRVWDERFRATDSRDRNLKQALGEIDRMASALGLPENVRETASVIYRRALDENLLPGRSIEGMATASLYAAARQAGTPRSLDEFEPISRVRRQKYSRAYRYLARQLELGIAPADPAEYLPRFTSDLELGDELERQARELLSELKKTGEHSGKNPTGLAAGAIYAAGLLTGDRITQQEVAETADVSEVTIRDRYSELLEALEGDQIDARSERGGN
- a CDS encoding helix-turn-helix domain-containing protein, encoding MTGELSDSTAEDRSVVEEVVELLETLDFTEYEARCFVGLERLCQGTAKEVSEVADVPRARVYDCMDGLKERGLVDVQQGTPREFRAVDPDEAVSMLDRRLSTVLDRIGTLLPRLQSPAADEEDGDVWVMEGDAEVSERMEGLLDDATDEVLLAIAVEELLTDELLTALRAASDRGVDIVIGSPAEPVRERLRTALPDARVLETWTWWDSHPIQPGAVSAILMVDGAQLLVSADIQTSLPGVRKHRAVWTDGDTAPLVGMMRPLLADAIQRGGERAEATS
- a CDS encoding ubiquitin-like small modifier protein 2, with translation MEVTVELVDEATREFDVEPGTTYGELLADFDVSPHEVSVLVDGRPVPEDEAVDAEHVRVVRLIKGG
- a CDS encoding replication factor C small subunit is translated as MSEAESTRAGRQEVWIEKYRPQTLEDIAGHEAIVERLGSYVSRNDLSHMLFAGPAGVGKTTAATAIARELYGEDWEENFLELNASDERGIDVVRDRVKSFARTSFGGYDYRIIFLDEADALCVPPGTEVVTGYPSKPEVKNIEDVAEDGEPIPSVDFETNEIQSDKGHRVDSGVADFFELELADGRTIQASLSHPFFVVDEGGKLVEKELQELEPGDEIADFKDDIGVSRCESCSDWTAGRFCSVSCKDQGHSREMQGEGNPMYGTEWSAERREKIVEKLSDGRLEGEDNPNYGGDFHGVSVWEMDEESIERFCDNLSEKRSGTSWDEWVVDADPEAVKERIGRSSAQWWANLDEDRKDEIVQKATEACEYPVCDITGDNNPMRDPEVAQKVSEALQGHEPTGGNIRHSDELGHLVRSDWEYEVAKALQDAGVEYEYEPEFELSESVFHPDFLIGDTVVEVKGSAKLWGQTEKVKEFLETYGEEYTFVVVGDGELPHHEHYERDEFEPALVTDGGLEAVETVTVRNIEYSHRGKAYNISMEGTPNFMLANGILTHNTSDAQSALRRTMEQFSNNVRFILSCNYSSQIIDPIQSRCAVFRFSPLADEAVEAQIRQIAQEEVIDVTEDGIEALVYVAGGDMRKAINGLQAASMSGDTVTEEAVFEITSTARPEDIREMVDLALDGDFTAARSRLDTLLTEEGIAGGDIIDQLHRTVWEFDLSDAAAVRVLDRVGEADYRITEGASERIQLEALLASLALDGRE
- a CDS encoding MFS transporter, which gives rise to MSEGVDHAARAREALGFSRWWLVLAAAAMMAVVGPYQYVWSSLREPVATNLGIDSAALSTVFTLYVVIQAGSQFPVGWWRDRHGPRALGILAAVLAGGGYLALSVAETVWGIYLAYSLGAFGVGIVYTVAVNTALKWFPDRRGLTAGVGTMAFAGGSAALVPYVRANAGPGSPVTAYVDVLQHVGVLIFAVVFVGALVLQDPPEEWRSDGNGDSVTHTGRQFTWREMLHTRQFWLMYAMFVAVASAELMLIEKVVSYAGTLGLAATIATAAATLLPVASAVGRLTVGGLSDRVGRTATMTGTFALAGIGLFAVVGFGRGGVGAAFVGAVVFSVFFSSPQYTLFPSAVADFYGEKHSSANYALLYSAKIWGGVFGGTVTGAAVVTLGWNQTFLLGGGLALFAAAGALVLDPPTVSRADDA
- a CDS encoding sensor domain-containing protein — translated: MSVLDSRSLAISDDGLGIVLHPGPYKRLVYHVLGFPLGILSFLGVVIGVSLGLALSVLFVGIAILAGTVGFLRCLTIVEARLAATFLDETIQSPWKLDTSPSEPISHVRNACTDEQTWRACAFALVRLPVGAIQFTVAVTLTALSLALVTAPLHYDGVQIFQFGPWWHLGSLLEALLAVPVGVLLWAFSLHVFELLATGMERFARTLLTPVE